A window of Tautonia plasticadhaerens contains these coding sequences:
- a CDS encoding RNA polymerase sigma factor: protein MAASDADILLISQVRDGDTRAWQVLIERYEGRLLAFVDSRLHDRATSEDVVQETFIGFLTSLPNYDERRDLEAYLFSIAAHKLTDQLRRAGRRPIDQFGSDDHGRPLEEVAGPARAASSIARSSERREAEERMLTEALGQIVGDWRDKGDFARLRCLELLIVKNWANKDVASYLGLTEQAVASYKFQTVSRLKEMARRSGMSLGGLD, encoded by the coding sequence ATGGCCGCTTCCGACGCCGACATCCTGCTCATCTCCCAGGTCCGAGACGGCGACACCCGCGCCTGGCAGGTGCTGATCGAGCGCTACGAGGGCCGCCTGCTCGCCTTCGTCGACAGCCGATTGCACGACCGGGCCACCAGCGAGGACGTGGTGCAGGAGACCTTCATCGGCTTCCTCACCAGCCTGCCGAACTACGACGAGCGGCGCGACCTGGAGGCCTACCTCTTCTCCATCGCCGCCCACAAGTTGACCGACCAGCTCCGACGCGCCGGCCGCCGGCCGATCGACCAGTTCGGCTCCGACGACCACGGCCGCCCGCTGGAGGAGGTCGCCGGGCCCGCCCGGGCCGCCAGCAGCATCGCCCGCAGCTCCGAGCGTCGGGAGGCCGAGGAGCGGATGCTCACCGAGGCCCTCGGCCAGATCGTCGGCGACTGGCGGGACAAGGGGGACTTCGCCCGCCTCCGATGCCTGGAGCTGCTGATCGTCAAGAACTGGGCCAACAAGGACGTCGCCTCGTATCTCGGCCTCACCGAGCAGGCCGTCGCCAGCTACAAGTTCCAGACCGTCAGCCGCCTGAAGGAGATGGCCCGACGCTCCGGCATGAGCCTCGGCGGCCTCGACTGA
- a CDS encoding RidA family protein: MRQSVHVSVSTHGPRRLASTGSPWEPKAGYSRAVRIGGTIAVTGTIGLEPDGSLAPTAGGQARRALAIVVASIEALGGQASDVIRTRIYVTDIGRFEEVAAEHAEVFAAIRPALTMVEVSRLILPGALVEVEADAVVLEG; the protein is encoded by the coding sequence ATGCGCCAGAGCGTCCACGTCAGCGTCTCGACCCACGGCCCCCGGCGGCTCGCCTCGACCGGCTCCCCCTGGGAGCCGAAGGCGGGCTACTCCCGGGCGGTCCGGATCGGCGGGACGATCGCCGTGACCGGGACGATCGGCCTGGAGCCCGACGGCTCGCTCGCCCCGACCGCCGGGGGCCAGGCCCGGCGGGCCCTGGCGATCGTGGTGGCCAGCATCGAGGCCCTGGGGGGCCAGGCCAGCGACGTGATCCGGACCCGGATCTACGTGACCGACATCGGCCGCTTCGAGGAGGTCGCCGCCGAGCACGCCGAGGTCTTCGCGGCGATCCGACCGGCCCTGACGATGGTGGAGGTCTCCCGCCTGATCCTGCCCGGGGCCCTCGTCGAGGTCGAGGCCGACGCCGTCGTCCTCGAGGGCTGA
- a CDS encoding FKBP-type peptidyl-prolyl cis-trans isomerase, whose protein sequence is MADAATQIEDIKAGTGPEAQSGQTVSVHYVGTLTDGTKFDSSRDRGQPFSFPLGAGRVIRGWDVGVQGMQVGGLRKLTIPPEEGYGSRGAGGVIPPNATLVFEVELLGIK, encoded by the coding sequence ATGGCCGACGCCGCGACGCAGATCGAGGACATCAAGGCGGGCACGGGGCCGGAGGCCCAATCGGGCCAGACGGTGTCGGTCCACTACGTCGGCACGTTGACCGACGGCACGAAATTTGATAGTTCCCGGGATCGGGGCCAACCGTTCTCCTTCCCCCTGGGGGCCGGCCGGGTGATCCGGGGCTGGGACGTGGGGGTGCAGGGCATGCAGGTCGGCGGCCTCCGCAAGCTGACGATCCCTCCCGAGGAGGGCTACGGATCCCGGGGCGCCGGCGGCGTGATCCCGCCCAACGCCACGCTGGTCTTCGAGGTGGAATTGCTGGGGATCAAGTGA
- a CDS encoding aminopeptidase P N-terminal domain-containing protein, whose product MSRLPRPNRPIALAGLILLAIAPPSTARQEPTASGLPVAEYASRREALQDLLGGGVVVVRGAEPMAEDYFRFRQRNDFMYLTGIEQPDALLLLVPEGLDPEGQARSVVFLPPRNPFAERWSGPQVVPGEETARAFGLDEALPTADFEARLAEALGRDAAEEGGESDADAGTGDADADAEAEADGPATIYTHLPPRRDGEGSPEARFRDQLEQLSPDARFEEVSPSIASLRLIKSDAEVVLLRRAIDITIEAHRDAARVIEPGTHEYEAQGALEYAFTRNGAQREAFASIVGSGPNSVVLHYNANRRRMEDGDLVVIDIGAEFDYYAADLTRTYPVSGRFTDRQREVYQLVLDAQRAAESAFEPGKTTINDLHQAAIARMKESPLRDSQGRTLERYFVHGLGHWLGMDVHDVGDYRRPIPEGAVFTIEPGIYIPEESLGVRIEDDYLAAADGLVKLSEALPSEPDEVEAMMAVEVSAE is encoded by the coding sequence ATGAGCCGACTGCCCCGCCCCAACCGGCCGATCGCCCTCGCGGGCCTGATCCTGCTGGCGATCGCCCCGCCCTCGACCGCCCGGCAGGAGCCGACGGCCTCCGGCCTGCCCGTCGCCGAATATGCCTCGCGTCGGGAGGCGTTGCAGGACCTCCTCGGGGGCGGGGTCGTCGTCGTCCGGGGGGCCGAGCCGATGGCCGAGGACTATTTCCGGTTCCGCCAGCGGAACGACTTCATGTACCTCACCGGCATCGAGCAGCCCGACGCCCTGTTGCTGCTGGTCCCCGAAGGACTCGACCCCGAGGGCCAGGCCCGTTCCGTCGTCTTCCTCCCCCCCCGCAACCCCTTCGCCGAGCGCTGGAGCGGCCCCCAGGTCGTCCCCGGCGAGGAGACGGCGCGGGCCTTCGGCCTCGACGAGGCCCTGCCGACCGCCGACTTCGAGGCCCGACTGGCCGAGGCCCTCGGCCGGGACGCCGCCGAGGAGGGCGGGGAATCGGACGCCGACGCCGGCACGGGCGACGCCGACGCCGACGCCGAGGCCGAGGCCGACGGGCCGGCGACGATCTACACCCACCTGCCCCCGCGTCGGGACGGCGAGGGCTCCCCCGAGGCCCGGTTCCGGGACCAGCTCGAACAGCTCTCCCCCGACGCCCGGTTCGAGGAGGTGTCGCCATCGATCGCCTCGCTCCGGCTGATCAAGTCCGACGCCGAGGTCGTTCTGCTCCGGAGGGCCATCGACATCACGATCGAGGCCCACCGCGACGCCGCCCGGGTCATCGAGCCGGGCACCCATGAATACGAGGCCCAAGGGGCGCTCGAATACGCCTTCACCCGCAACGGCGCCCAGAGGGAGGCGTTCGCCTCGATTGTCGGCTCGGGCCCCAACAGCGTCGTCCTGCACTACAACGCCAACCGCAGGCGGATGGAGGACGGCGACCTCGTCGTCATCGACATCGGCGCCGAATTCGATTACTACGCCGCCGACCTGACCCGCACCTACCCCGTCTCCGGCCGCTTCACGGACCGCCAGCGGGAGGTCTATCAGCTCGTCCTCGACGCCCAGCGCGCCGCCGAATCGGCCTTCGAGCCCGGCAAGACCACCATCAACGACCTGCACCAGGCCGCCATCGCCCGCATGAAGGAGAGTCCCCTGCGAGACTCCCAGGGCCGGACCCTGGAGCGCTACTTCGTCCACGGCCTCGGCCACTGGCTGGGGATGGACGTGCACGACGTCGGCGACTACCGCCGGCCCATCCCCGAGGGGGCCGTCTTCACCATCGAGCCGGGCATCTACATCCCCGAGGAATCGCTCGGCGTCCGGATCGAGGACGACTACCTCGCCGCCGCCGACGGCCTGGTGAAGCTGAGCGAGGCCCTCCCCTCGGAGCCGGACGAGGTCGAGGCCATGATGGCCGTCGAGGTCTCGGCCGAGTGA
- a CDS encoding c-type cytochrome, which produces MDDDLDAMEGAGTGNTRGLLVALAAVAALVVAAIAVGPLLSPRPEADEQAAEGPAAALAAEGKRLYEWRCVSCHGETGVGDGPIAGDLTGPPPGDLTDDDWKHGDRPDRVLAVIARGVDGTMMAGWDTAFAPDELRALAAYTYRLAGRDVPAELLDGAE; this is translated from the coding sequence TTGGACGACGATCTCGACGCGATGGAAGGCGCCGGCACGGGGAACACCAGGGGCCTGCTCGTGGCCCTGGCGGCGGTGGCCGCGCTGGTCGTCGCGGCGATCGCCGTCGGCCCGCTGCTCAGCCCCCGCCCCGAGGCCGACGAGCAGGCCGCCGAAGGCCCCGCCGCCGCCCTGGCGGCCGAGGGGAAACGGCTCTACGAATGGCGATGCGTCAGCTGCCACGGCGAGACCGGCGTCGGCGACGGCCCGATCGCCGGGGACCTCACCGGCCCTCCCCCCGGCGACCTGACCGACGACGACTGGAAACACGGCGACCGACCCGACCGGGTCCTCGCCGTCATCGCCAGGGGGGTCGACGGCACGATGATGGCCGGCTGGGACACCGCCTTCGCCCCCGACGAACTCCGGGCCCTGGCCGCCTACACCTACCGCCTCGCCGGCCGGGACGTGCCGGCCGAGCTGCTCGACGGGGCCGAATGA